A genomic window from Gossypium hirsutum isolate 1008001.06 chromosome D12, Gossypium_hirsutum_v2.1, whole genome shotgun sequence includes:
- the LOC107891922 gene encoding protein EARLY-RESPONSIVE TO DEHYDRATION 7, chloroplastic: protein MYSSPPKQPFSLYPQVDLSNPDATSSSPSSSSSLYPSLDMKDLAENLFPDDATALHTHQDSAEQLLLKVPGAIVHLIERETSVELACGDLCIVSLLQGGNVVAVFARLGDDIQWPLAKDEPVVKLDASHYFFTLRVPSNGSFEDGKDSNQTEDVLNYGLTIAAKGQEGLLKELDRILETYSCFSAQQVKGIENWNLVDARNVAPEELNTKEKRDLIVGSSMAYWTTLAPNVEDYSGSIAKAIASGSGYVVKGILWCGDVTVDRLKWGNEFLSKRIKSGSTSEISPEALRRMKRVKKVTKMSEKVATGILSGVVKVSGFFTGSIVNSKVGKKFFNLMPGEIVLASLDGFNKVCDAVEVAGRNVMSTTSVVTTGLVSQRYGEKAGKVTNEGLDAAGHAIGTAWAVFKIRKALNPKSVFKPTTLAKAAAQANAAELKSKNNK from the exons ATGTATTCTTCTCCTCCAAAACAGCCTTTCTCTCTTTACCCACAGGTCGATCTTTCAAACCCAGACGCCACTTcatcttctccttcttcttcgtCTTCTTTGTACCCTTCTTTGGACATGAAAGATTTAGCCGAAAACCTCTTCCCCGACGACGCCACCGCCTTGCACACCCACCAAGATTCTGCAGAACAACTCCTCCTCAAGGTTCCTGGTGCCATCGTTCACCTTATTGAGCGAGAAACCAGCGTTGAGCTTGCTTGTGGTGATCTCTGTATTGTTAGTCTCCTTCAAGGCGGCAACGTTGTTGCTGTTTTTGCTCGCCTTGGTGACGATATTCAATGGCCTTTGGCTAAAGATGAGCCTGTTGTAAAACTTGATGCTTCCCACTATTTCTTTACTCTTAGAGTGCCATCGAATGGGTCGTTTGAAGACGGAAAAGATTCTAATCAAACCGAGGATGTTTTGAACTATGGTCTGACAATAGCTGCAAAAGGGCAGGAGGGTTTGTTGAAGGAACTTGATAGAATCTTGGAAACTTACAGTTGCTTTTCGGCGCAACAAGTCAAAGGGATAGAGAACTGGAATCTTGTGGATGCGAGAAATGTGGCGCCCGAAGAGTTGAATACAAAGGAAAAAAGGGACTTAATCGTGGGAAGTTCAATGGCGTATTGGACGACTCTGGCGCCCAATGTTGAAGACTATAGCGGGTCTATAGCAAAGGCAATAGCATCGGGGTCAGGGTACGTTGTGAAGGGGATTTTGTGGTGTGGCGATGTCACTGTTGACAGGTTGAAATGGGGCAATGAGTTCTTGAGTAAGAGGATAAAGTCAGGTTCAACCTCTGAGATCTCTCCAGAGGCCCTGAGAAGGATGAAAAG GGTTAAGAAGGTAACAAAGATGTCAGAGAAAGTGGCCACTGGAATTCTTTCAGGTGTGGTTAAAGTGTCTGGATTCTTCACAGGTTCAATTGTTAACTCCAAAGTTGGCAAGAAATTTTTCAACCTGATGCCTGGAGAAATCGTTCTTGCTTCCTTGGATGGATTTA ATAAGGTTTGCGATGCAGTTGAAGTAGCAGGAAGGAATGTCATGTCTACCACATCTGTGGTGACAACAGGACTTGTTTCACAAAG GTATGGAGAAAAGGCAGGAAAGGTTACAAATGAAGGGCTTGATGCGGCAGGACATGCAATTGGGACAGCTTGGGCTGTGTTTAAGATTAGAAAGGCTCTTAATCCCAAGAGTGTCTTCAAACCCACAACTCTTGCAAAAGCTGCTGCACAGGCTAATGCTGCTGAATTGAAGTCCAAAAataacaagtaa